From Tripterygium wilfordii isolate XIE 37 chromosome 16, ASM1340144v1, whole genome shotgun sequence, one genomic window encodes:
- the LOC119980791 gene encoding LOW QUALITY PROTEIN: putative cytochrome c biosynthesis ccmC-like mitochondrial protein (The sequence of the model RefSeq protein was modified relative to this genomic sequence to represent the inferred CDS: deleted 1 base in 1 codon) gives MAIFHTLGVNATVCLKLINTFLFLLTKHPLFLRSSGTGTEIGVFFTFFTLVTGGFRGRPMWGTFWVWDARLTSVFISFLIYLGALRFQKLPVEPASISIRAGPIDIPIIKSSVNWWNTSHQPGSISRSGTSIHVPMPIPILYNFANSLFSTRIFFVLETRLPIPSFLESPLTEEIEAREGIPKPSSLASLFASMAEWLKRPTYTNLIKGKFVGSIPAGCTWNVQFNRCSRNCYI, from the exons ATGGCGATTTTCCACACTTTGGGAGTCAATGCGACGGTCTGTTTGAAGCTTATAAACACTTTCTTGTTCCTATTAACAAAACATCCTCTTTTTCTTCGCTCTTCCGGAACCGGTACAgaaattggtgttttttttacGTTCTTTACCTTAGTTACTGGGGGGTTTCGGGGAAGACCTATGTGGGGCACCTTTTGGGTGTGGGATGCTCGTTTAACCTCTGTATTCATCTCGTTCCTTATTTACCTGGGTGCACTGCGTTTTCAAAAGCTTCCTGTCGAACCGGCTTCTATTTCAATCCGTGCTGGACCGATCGATATACCAATAATCAAGTCTTCAGTCAACTGGTGGAATACATCGCATCAACCTGGGAGCATTAGCCGATCTGGTACATCAATACATGTTCCTATGCCCATTCCAATCTTGTATAACTTTGCTAACTCCCTCTTCTCAACCCGTATCTTCTTTGTTCTGGAAACACGTCTTCCTATTCCATCTTTTCTCGAATCTCCTTTAACGGAAGAAATAGAAGCTCGAGAAGGAATACCAAAACCTAGTTCACTCGCT AGTCTCTTTGCATCCATGGCTGAATGGTTAAAGCGCCCAACCTATACCAACTTAATAAAGGGGAAATTCGTAGGTTCGATTCCTGCTGGATGCACTTGGAACGTTCAGTTCAATCGCTGCTCACGGAATTGTTACATATAG